The Deltaproteobacteria bacterium genome includes a window with the following:
- a CDS encoding arylesterase, whose protein sequence is MISPRPPISSKLLTVLLCVCMWACTPEPKLPRLADRGIILAFGDSITYGTGAAPSQSYPAVLETLTGRRVINAGVPGEITAEGLARLPDVLAREKPDLLILCHGGNDLLRQLDVQQTGKNLRAMIRMAKNENIAVVLISVPSPGIFLKSHALYADIANDHQLPLEENILKTILSNRNLKADHIHPNAAGYRMMARTIQDLLRRSGAI, encoded by the coding sequence ATGATTTCCCCGCGCCCCCCCATATCATCAAAACTTTTAACAGTCCTGCTCTGCGTCTGTATGTGGGCCTGTACACCGGAACCAAAGTTACCCCGGTTGGCCGATAGAGGGATTATCCTGGCCTTTGGGGACAGCATCACCTACGGTACCGGTGCCGCCCCGTCACAGAGCTACCCCGCCGTCCTGGAGACCCTGACCGGCAGACGGGTCATCAATGCCGGGGTTCCGGGGGAAATCACCGCCGAAGGTCTGGCCCGCCTTCCCGACGTTCTGGCTCGGGAAAAACCGGATCTGCTCATCCTCTGCCACGGCGGCAACGACCTGCTGAGGCAGCTCGATGTGCAGCAGACCGGAAAAAATTTGAGGGCCATGATCAGGATGGCAAAGAATGAGAACATCGCCGTTGTTCTCATCTCCGTTCCTTCACCCGGGATTTTTTTGAAATCACATGCCCTGTACGCGGACATCGCCAATGACCACCAACTCCCCCTGGAAGAGAATATCCTGAAGACCATCCTGTCCAACCGTAACCTGAAAGCGGATCACATCCATCCCAATGCGGCGGGCTACAGAATGATGGCTCGGACCATTCAGGATCTTCTTCGAAGAAGCGGCGCCATATAG
- the nifU gene encoding Fe-S cluster assembly protein NifU, protein MWEYTDKVREHFLNPKNVGEVENPDGVAEIGSIACGDALRLSFKLGEDQRIKDIKFKTFGCASAIASSSALTEMVKGMTLDEAMKITNQDIAVYLGGLPQEKMHCSVMGKEALEKAIENYRGAPEKEPDARIVCECFGVTDKEIERAVLENNLTTVEEVTNYTKAGGGCGNCREAIQQIIERVLGNTGKKPVVKPKLSNIQKIKMIEETLEREIRPSLKLDGGDIELIDVEGNRVLVAARGMCATCKAADITLKHFVEAKLRDLVSPDLIVEEVTP, encoded by the coding sequence ATGTGGGAATATACGGATAAAGTGCGGGAGCATTTCCTCAATCCGAAAAATGTCGGTGAAGTGGAAAATCCGGACGGGGTGGCGGAAATAGGCTCCATTGCGTGCGGGGATGCCCTTAGGCTCAGCTTCAAACTGGGTGAAGATCAGCGCATTAAGGACATCAAATTCAAAACCTTCGGCTGTGCCAGTGCTATTGCCTCCTCCTCGGCCCTGACAGAAATGGTTAAAGGCATGACTCTGGACGAGGCCATGAAGATCACAAACCAGGATATTGCCGTCTATTTAGGCGGACTTCCGCAAGAAAAGATGCACTGCTCCGTCATGGGTAAGGAAGCCCTGGAAAAGGCGATTGAGAATTATCGGGGGGCCCCCGAAAAGGAACCCGATGCCCGGATCGTCTGCGAATGTTTCGGCGTCACGGACAAGGAAATTGAACGGGCCGTCCTGGAGAACAACCTCACCACCGTTGAAGAAGTGACAAACTATACCAAAGCCGGCGGAGGATGCGGCAACTGCCGCGAGGCGATCCAGCAGATTATCGAACGGGTTCTGGGGAACACGGGGAAAAAACCCGTTGTAAAACCCAAACTTTCCAACATCCAGAAGATCAAAATGATCGAAGAGACCCTGGAGCGAGAGATCAGGCCATCACTGAAACTCGACGGCGGGGATATCGAGTTGATCGATGTGGAAGGAAACCGGGTCCTCGTTGCCGCACGAGGTATGTGTGCCACCTGTAAAGCTGCGGACATCACCCTCAAGCACTTCGTAGAGGCCAAACTTCGGGACCTCGTTTCACCCGATCTGATTGTTGAGGAGGTGACCCCATGA
- a CDS encoding serine acetyltransferase has translation MSPEKPETVLDDALSSQCKDAISIAQSYRNEIPAIVSALVDSCNGEECFDHVGPEPIPSRDAVVNIINRIFCILYPGYFIRRRVDRVNIGYYFGQELTVLYEELSEQITLAVRHDCIRKNLSCSQCEERGHRSAIAFMQTLPDLRKLLATDIRHAYEGDPAATGFDEIIFSYPGLFATTIYRIAHRLYHLDVPMLPRIMTEYGHGKTGIDIHPKAHIGKSFFIDHGTGVVIGETTTIGDRVRLYQGVTLGALSLSRNECDALRNQKRHPTIEDDVIIYANATVLGGTTVIGARSVIGGNVWITHSVPPDTEVFIRKQDLLFGTKHLKEWTGQECIAKPEKEA, from the coding sequence ATGTCACCTGAAAAACCGGAAACGGTTCTCGACGATGCGCTCTCAAGTCAGTGCAAGGATGCTATCTCCATCGCGCAGTCTTACAGGAATGAAATCCCGGCAATTGTTTCCGCTCTCGTCGACAGTTGCAATGGGGAAGAATGCTTCGATCATGTGGGGCCGGAACCGATCCCATCCCGCGATGCCGTGGTCAACATCATCAACCGCATCTTCTGCATTCTTTATCCGGGTTATTTCATCCGCCGGCGTGTCGACCGGGTCAATATCGGATATTATTTCGGTCAGGAACTAACGGTATTATACGAAGAACTCTCGGAACAAATCACCCTGGCGGTTCGTCATGACTGTATCCGGAAGAACCTCTCCTGCTCACAATGCGAGGAACGGGGACATCGCAGCGCCATCGCATTTATGCAAACCCTGCCTGATTTGCGAAAACTACTGGCCACGGATATTCGTCACGCTTATGAGGGTGATCCGGCGGCAACGGGTTTCGATGAAATCATCTTCAGCTATCCAGGACTTTTCGCCACCACAATTTACCGCATCGCCCATCGCCTCTACCACCTGGATGTTCCCATGCTTCCCCGAATTATGACCGAATACGGTCACGGCAAAACGGGAATCGATATTCACCCCAAAGCCCACATTGGCAAAAGTTTTTTCATCGATCACGGCACGGGCGTAGTCATCGGGGAGACAACCACGATCGGAGACCGGGTACGCCTTTATCAGGGTGTGACCCTGGGCGCTTTGTCCCTCAGCCGAAACGAGTGTGACGCCCTGCGAAATCAGAAGAGGCACCCAACGATTGAGGACGACGTGATCATCTATGCCAACGCAACGGTACTTGGAGGTACGACTGTCATCGGTGCCCGATCCGTCATCGGTGGCAACGTCTGGATCACCCATTCGGTTCCGCCGGACACGGAAGTTTTTATCCGGAAGCAGGATCTCCTCTTCGGCACAAAGCATCTCAAGGAATGGACGGGGCAAGAATGTATTGCAAAGCCTGAAAAAGAGGCATAG
- a CDS encoding S41 family peptidase yields MKRFFQNKITIFALISLLALAFFYGTGKVSAVDRSTYKNLKTFNEVLDMVEKNYVEEVKLQDLIQGAISGMIKSLDPHSTFMNADEYKELEVETKGSFGGIGIEITILRDMLTVVSPIEDTPAYQAGIKPGDQIIKIDGKSTKDITIQEAVKKLRGPKDTKVTVTILRESLPKPKDYVLTRAIIKVTSVKSRLMDDGIGYCRITSFQERTADDLKKAIQDMESKVKPLKGIILDLRNNPGGLLNQSIEVADVFLKTGTIVSTRGRIKVMETSAAAKNDGDEPLCPIVVLVNEGSASASEIVAGALQDNNRALILGTQTFGKGSVQTLIPLEDGAALKLTTAKYYTPSGRSIQAEGIVPDITLKYAKTVEDVGENDNAMREKDLERHIKSAKENGEKPDEMAPAAKKEAEDAAFAQDNQVKAASDMLKSWHIFMKGKKN; encoded by the coding sequence ATGAAACGATTTTTTCAGAACAAGATCACGATTTTTGCGCTTATTTCCCTGCTGGCTCTGGCCTTCTTCTACGGAACGGGCAAGGTTTCCGCTGTTGACCGGAGCACCTACAAGAACCTGAAGACTTTCAATGAAGTCCTCGATATGGTGGAAAAAAACTATGTGGAGGAAGTGAAGCTGCAGGATTTGATTCAGGGAGCAATATCCGGGATGATCAAATCACTCGACCCACACAGCACGTTCATGAATGCCGATGAATACAAGGAACTGGAGGTTGAAACCAAGGGAAGTTTCGGAGGAATCGGTATTGAGATTACGATCCTGAGGGACATGCTCACCGTTGTTTCACCCATTGAAGACACGCCCGCATATCAGGCGGGGATCAAACCCGGCGATCAAATCATCAAAATTGACGGCAAGTCAACGAAGGATATCACGATTCAGGAAGCGGTAAAGAAACTCCGGGGACCAAAAGATACCAAAGTTACCGTAACCATCCTTCGGGAAAGCCTGCCCAAGCCGAAGGATTATGTTTTAACACGAGCCATCATCAAAGTCACCAGCGTTAAATCACGCCTGATGGACGACGGCATCGGTTATTGTCGGATCACCTCGTTCCAGGAACGGACGGCTGATGATCTGAAAAAAGCGATTCAGGATATGGAATCGAAGGTCAAGCCCCTGAAGGGGATTATACTCGACCTTCGCAACAACCCCGGCGGACTGTTGAACCAGTCGATTGAAGTGGCCGATGTCTTCCTCAAAACCGGCACCATCGTATCGACTCGGGGAAGAATCAAAGTCATGGAAACGAGCGCGGCGGCGAAGAACGACGGGGATGAACCGCTCTGCCCGATCGTGGTGCTGGTCAACGAAGGCTCCGCCAGCGCCTCGGAAATTGTGGCGGGCGCCCTGCAGGATAACAACCGCGCCCTGATTCTCGGTACCCAGACATTCGGGAAAGGCTCTGTACAGACCCTGATCCCCCTGGAGGACGGGGCGGCTTTGAAACTGACCACGGCGAAATATTATACGCCCAGCGGCCGGTCGATCCAGGCCGAGGGCATTGTCCCGGACATCACCCTCAAGTATGCAAAAACGGTTGAGGATGTGGGAGAGAACGACAATGCCATGAGGGAAAAGGACCTCGAAAGGCACATCAAGTCGGCGAAAGAAAACGGCGAGAAACCGGACGAGATGGCCCCTGCGGCCAAAAAGGAAGCGGAAGACGCGGCCTTTGCCCAGGACAACCAGGTCAAAGCGGCATCAGATATGCTGAAAAGCTGGCATATATTCATGAAAGGAAAGAAAAACTGA
- a CDS encoding divergent polysaccharide deacetylase family protein: MLEEKQKPPEKDVRERTEVKRPHKKKPAGTQVAKIDDRRERKRIPERHPESRVPETGKPLRIAIQIDDIGQDIGALHKLLEIDAPLSFAVLPYQRYTTEAMTLLHLRNRDILLHCPMEPQSYPQNRPGEGAIFLSMSDQDIKKQMEKNLDHVPYAIGVNNHMGSRFTEDEEKMAVIMNVLKEKGLFFIDSRTTRNSRAKEAADQIGVPFLARKIFIDHDQSYETSLETLTRRLQEKDVRTGAPVLLIGHPYRSTILAIRNALPMMREKGVEIVPVSEIVRQ, encoded by the coding sequence TTGTTGGAAGAAAAACAGAAACCGCCGGAAAAGGACGTCCGCGAACGGACAGAGGTCAAAAGGCCTCATAAAAAAAAGCCCGCCGGGACACAAGTTGCCAAAATCGACGATCGCAGGGAGCGAAAACGGATTCCCGAACGTCATCCGGAATCTCGCGTCCCCGAAACGGGGAAGCCTCTGCGGATCGCCATTCAGATAGACGATATCGGTCAGGACATCGGCGCATTGCATAAACTGCTGGAGATTGACGCCCCTTTAAGTTTTGCGGTTCTGCCCTATCAGCGGTATACGACGGAAGCGATGACATTGCTCCATTTGCGGAATCGGGACATTCTCTTGCACTGTCCCATGGAACCGCAGTCCTATCCGCAAAACCGTCCGGGAGAAGGTGCCATCTTTCTCAGCATGAGCGACCAAGATATCAAAAAGCAGATGGAGAAAAATCTGGACCATGTCCCTTATGCGATCGGTGTCAACAACCACATGGGATCCCGCTTCACGGAGGACGAAGAAAAAATGGCGGTCATCATGAATGTGCTGAAGGAAAAGGGGCTTTTTTTCATCGACAGCCGGACGACGAGGAATTCACGGGCAAAGGAGGCGGCAGATCAAATCGGTGTCCCTTTCCTGGCCAGAAAAATATTTATAGATCATGACCAATCGTATGAAACTTCGTTGGAAACGCTTACGCGCCGACTTCAGGAAAAGGATGTTCGGACCGGTGCGCCGGTCCTGTTGATCGGGCACCCCTACAGAAGCACCATTCTGGCCATCAGAAACGCCTTGCCCATGATGCGTGAAAAAGGCGTTGAAATCGTGCCGGTCTCCGAGATCGTCCGGCAATGA
- a CDS encoding tetratricopeptide repeat protein produces MRSYGWNTFVLLIALGMLGCATMPGGRQPSPPPGQQSSFHPLYHYSLGVLFSLNNEPEAAIAEYEKALRFDPSSEVLTKELGELYFEKGETEKAIRLCEAYLEKNPKTVDILLLTGELYLDIKNYKKAVNAYKSVLEMDPKNIVAYFYLGSAYAEVKKYDRAISLFKRLLSIDPENLMGNYYLARIYRVQKRYDDAEIIYKNLTNINPEFEAAWIDLSNLYEIQNKIDLAIQNYREYIGHFPTKIGIRVRLSELLLRAKRVNEAAREYQAILEMDPKNRDTRKNLGILYLEQGKNDLAIEQFLRLLQAFPGDAGTGFLLAAAYEEHKAYDDALKEYRRIPAVSSLYNQAQLRIATILKQQGKQGEAQKIIKNALSHHRDFPPFYSLLSLLYEEEKDYKAAEAILREGILAVKDKMAMRYQLGSLFSKINRIDDSIREMEAILAENPDHADALNFIGYTYAEMGVKLDEAEKMIKKALQLDPGNGYILDSLGWVYYKQKRYDDALKYLKEAVSILPEDSTITEHLGDVYLALNLRQEALDAYQRAIKQNAPSAALQEKIDELKRLHLP; encoded by the coding sequence ATGCGAAGCTACGGCTGGAATACATTCGTTCTCCTGATTGCCCTGGGCATGCTCGGGTGCGCCACCATGCCCGGAGGGCGACAGCCATCTCCCCCGCCGGGACAACAATCCTCGTTTCATCCCCTGTATCATTACTCGCTGGGCGTCCTCTTCAGTCTCAATAATGAACCGGAAGCGGCCATTGCCGAATATGAGAAGGCATTGCGATTTGACCCCTCCTCAGAGGTCCTGACCAAGGAACTCGGGGAGCTGTATTTTGAAAAAGGGGAAACAGAAAAGGCCATCAGGCTCTGCGAAGCGTATCTCGAAAAAAATCCGAAAACCGTCGATATCCTTCTGCTGACCGGAGAACTCTATCTCGATATCAAGAATTACAAAAAGGCCGTCAATGCCTATAAATCCGTACTGGAAATGGATCCAAAGAACATCGTCGCCTATTTTTATCTCGGATCAGCTTACGCGGAAGTAAAGAAATACGATCGGGCCATATCCCTGTTCAAGAGGCTGTTGTCTATTGATCCGGAAAATCTCATGGGAAACTACTATCTCGCCCGTATCTATAGGGTCCAGAAAAGGTATGATGACGCGGAAATAATTTACAAAAACCTCACAAATATCAACCCGGAATTTGAAGCCGCATGGATTGACCTCAGTAATCTGTATGAAATCCAAAATAAAATCGACCTGGCCATCCAGAACTATCGGGAATACATCGGTCATTTCCCCACGAAGATCGGCATCCGGGTGCGCCTGAGCGAGCTTTTGCTGAGAGCAAAGCGTGTCAATGAAGCGGCAAGAGAATACCAAGCGATACTGGAAATGGATCCGAAAAATCGGGATACACGGAAAAACCTTGGGATTTTGTACCTGGAACAAGGAAAGAACGATCTGGCTATCGAGCAATTTCTGCGGCTTCTTCAGGCTTTTCCGGGAGACGCCGGAACGGGTTTTCTTCTTGCCGCCGCCTACGAAGAACACAAGGCCTACGACGATGCCCTTAAGGAATACCGGAGAATCCCCGCCGTTTCCTCTCTGTACAACCAGGCACAGCTTCGCATCGCCACCATATTGAAACAACAGGGAAAACAAGGCGAGGCCCAAAAGATCATAAAAAACGCCCTGAGCCATCACCGCGATTTTCCCCCGTTTTATTCGCTTCTTTCCCTTCTTTACGAGGAAGAGAAGGATTACAAGGCCGCTGAAGCCATCCTGCGGGAAGGCATACTCGCCGTCAAGGACAAAATGGCAATGCGCTATCAATTGGGCAGCCTCTTCAGCAAGATAAACCGTATTGACGACAGCATCCGCGAAATGGAGGCAATCCTGGCAGAGAACCCGGATCACGCCGACGCCCTCAACTTTATCGGTTATACCTATGCTGAAATGGGCGTTAAACTCGATGAAGCGGAGAAAATGATCAAAAAAGCCCTGCAATTGGATCCGGGAAATGGTTACATCCTGGACAGCCTCGGCTGGGTTTACTACAAACAGAAACGTTACGACGACGCCTTGAAGTATCTGAAGGAGGCCGTCTCCATCCTCCCGGAGGACAGCACCATCACAGAACATCTGGGAGATGTTTATCTGGCCCTGAATTTACGGCAGGAAGCGCTTGACGCCTACCAGCGTGCCATAAAGCAGAACGCACCCAGCGCGGCCCTTCAGGAAAAAATTGACGAACTCAAAAGACTGCACCTGCCATGA
- a CDS encoding DUF4292 domain-containing protein — MFFSVLLLLGGCSVGKTIKPTEEKPGYASAQAALSAINPPTDDTLLYRSTARVSVVSPQSKINFRIAIFLQRPDKLRLESIPVLGPPDFFLTVRGEWIRAYLPTGGEFLVGKATPDNLSRFLPLSWPVEKWMAVLLGNGPNVTLQPTQLVGKMEDSLYRVDMTTADALTESLWINPLQDRLEKIERSSSAGRKETVTFNAFRKMNGRTFPSRISIDTGEGRTITSVHETMETTMEKPDNFFTLRPPPEATIRALPD, encoded by the coding sequence ATGTTTTTCTCGGTCCTTCTTTTGCTGGGTGGATGTTCCGTCGGTAAAACCATCAAGCCGACAGAGGAGAAACCGGGCTACGCATCGGCGCAGGCGGCCCTGTCCGCCATAAACCCGCCCACGGACGACACCTTGCTCTACAGGAGCACGGCGAGGGTTTCGGTCGTCTCTCCCCAGTCAAAGATAAATTTTCGAATCGCCATATTCCTGCAACGTCCCGATAAGTTGCGCCTGGAGTCCATCCCCGTTTTGGGGCCACCCGATTTCTTTTTAACGGTCAGGGGGGAATGGATCCGTGCGTATCTGCCCACCGGCGGAGAATTTCTTGTCGGCAAAGCCACGCCGGACAATCTGAGCCGCTTCCTGCCCCTGAGCTGGCCGGTGGAAAAATGGATGGCCGTGCTTCTGGGAAATGGGCCGAATGTCACCCTGCAACCCACGCAGCTCGTGGGAAAAATGGAAGATTCACTTTATCGGGTGGACATGACGACGGCGGATGCGCTCACGGAGAGTCTCTGGATCAACCCGCTGCAGGACCGTCTCGAAAAGATCGAGCGATCATCTTCCGCCGGCCGGAAAGAAACCGTCACATTCAATGCCTTCCGAAAAATGAACGGCCGAACTTTTCCGTCAAGAATCTCGATCGACACCGGTGAGGGAAGAACGATAACGAGCGTCCATGAAACCATGGAAACCACCATGGAAAAGCCGGACAACTTTTTTACGTTGCGTCCCCCTCCTGAAGCCACCATCAGGGCCCTGCCTGATTGA
- a CDS encoding LysR family transcriptional regulator codes for MKLGYRIWIETDDRAFGVGTYELLKFIEKTGSLSQGAADMKVSYRKAWNMIHKAEQKLGIVLLERTVGGVAGGGSKLTPDAKNFMKRYEIFHAEAKESLKSLFDKYFGSNHFAQS; via the coding sequence ATGAAACTTGGTTACAGAATCTGGATTGAAACGGACGACAGGGCATTCGGTGTCGGCACATACGAACTCCTGAAGTTTATTGAAAAAACGGGCTCCCTTTCCCAAGGTGCCGCGGACATGAAAGTATCGTACCGTAAAGCCTGGAACATGATTCATAAAGCGGAACAAAAACTGGGTATCGTTCTTCTGGAAAGAACCGTGGGGGGTGTCGCCGGCGGCGGATCGAAACTGACCCCTGATGCAAAAAACTTCATGAAGCGTTACGAAATATTTCATGCCGAGGCGAAAGAATCCCTGAAATCCCTTTTCGACAAGTACTTCGGGTCGAACCATTTTGCACAATCCTGA
- a CDS encoding energy transducer TonB, which yields MTYQIRGIGISIILHVLLVAAVVSAGSLIKEPCRSRVITFDIARSEIKEVDFSAPPKAPLNKPTKIKRPAPVIQKELSKIVQEKPVMTSPISDVPLPEPAPASRGEQTAAFSRQDARENGTDGGHGVQEGVPGEGEGETAEERYLREHFLYIRDRILARIVYPNLARRMGWHGRVLTSFVIHVDGTVSDVRIVSSSGFKVLDQNAVSTIRDVAPFPKPPIMAKIIIPVTYRLRPG from the coding sequence ATGACGTACCAAATCCGGGGCATCGGGATATCGATTATCCTGCACGTTCTGCTCGTGGCGGCAGTGGTGAGCGCCGGAAGCCTGATCAAGGAACCTTGTCGGTCCCGGGTTATTACCTTTGACATCGCACGGTCCGAGATCAAGGAGGTGGATTTTTCCGCACCCCCGAAAGCGCCTCTGAACAAGCCCACAAAAATTAAAAGGCCTGCGCCGGTTATTCAAAAGGAACTATCGAAAATTGTTCAGGAAAAACCCGTCATGACCTCCCCGATTTCAGATGTGCCGCTTCCGGAACCCGCTCCCGCCTCGAGAGGCGAACAGACCGCCGCCTTTTCCCGTCAGGATGCAAGGGAAAACGGTACAGACGGGGGACATGGGGTGCAGGAGGGTGTTCCGGGAGAAGGGGAGGGTGAAACGGCGGAGGAACGCTATCTCCGGGAACATTTTCTCTATATCCGGGACCGGATTCTTGCCCGCATCGTCTATCCCAATCTTGCCCGCCGAATGGGCTGGCATGGGCGGGTCCTGACTTCTTTCGTCATTCATGTGGATGGAACGGTGAGCGATGTCCGGATCGTGAGCAGCTCCGGATTCAAGGTGCTGGATCAAAACGCCGTTTCGACCATCCGGGACGTTGCGCCATTCCCCAAGCCGCCCATCATGGCGAAAATCATCATTCCCGTTACATACCGTTTAAGGCCGGGTTAA
- a CDS encoding biopolymer transporter ExbD: MEHKPIDYINVIPFVDIMLVLLTIVLTTSSFIASGMLPLDLPTSDNRESSILKTQVIEIDKAGRIYMNGRPGTLVEMQATLSSLCRKAPILIRADRTIDLQCFVDVLDAIKMMRFEKVSLQTMEKT, encoded by the coding sequence ATGGAACATAAACCCATTGACTACATCAATGTGATTCCCTTCGTGGACATCATGCTCGTCCTCCTGACCATTGTCCTGACGACATCGTCCTTCATTGCCTCGGGGATGCTTCCCCTTGACCTCCCCACGTCAGACAACCGGGAAAGCAGCATCCTGAAAACGCAGGTCATCGAAATCGACAAAGCCGGGCGGATTTACATGAACGGCAGGCCCGGCACCCTGGTCGAGATGCAGGCCACCCTGAGCTCTCTGTGCCGCAAGGCGCCGATTCTGATCCGGGCGGACCGTACTATCGATCTCCAATGTTTCGTCGATGTGCTCGACGCCATAAAAATGATGCGGTTTGAAAAGGTCAGTTTGCAGACGATGGAGAAGACATGA
- the exbB gene encoding TonB-system energizer ExbB produces the protein MEWLKYAVDYGIIGLLVVLSVCSLAIAIERFYVFRHVRLDQYGDKNSLEVDLTRNLHHIASIGSNAPYIGLLGTVLGIMLTFYSMGHEGLTNATKIMTGLALALKATAVGLLVAIPSVILYNHLLRRVWVLVKDWERSHGT, from the coding sequence ATGGAATGGCTCAAATATGCGGTGGATTACGGTATTATCGGATTGCTGGTGGTGTTGAGCGTCTGTTCCCTCGCCATAGCGATAGAGCGGTTCTATGTTTTTCGGCATGTCCGTCTGGATCAATACGGGGATAAAAACAGTCTGGAAGTGGACTTGACGCGGAACCTCCATCACATCGCAAGCATCGGGAGCAATGCCCCCTATATCGGCCTCCTCGGAACGGTGCTGGGGATTATGCTGACGTTTTATTCCATGGGCCATGAGGGCCTGACCAACGCGACGAAAATCATGACGGGCCTTGCCCTCGCCCTCAAGGCAACGGCTGTTGGGCTGCTGGTCGCCATTCCCTCGGTGATCCTCTACAACCACCTCTTGCGTCGGGTGTGGGTCCTGGTCAAGGATTGGGAGAGGAGCCATGGAACATAA